One region of Natronorubrum aibiense genomic DNA includes:
- the trpD gene encoding anthranilate phosphoribosyltransferase: protein MQEYVERVTEGQDLTQAEARAASTAVFEDATEAQIGALLAALRAKGETEAEIAGFAEGMREAARTISPDREPLVDTCGTGGDDYNTINVSTTSAIVAAGAGVPIAKHGNYSVSSSSGSADVLEVAGVNVEAEPPAVEEAIERDGIGFMLAPVFHPAMKAVIGPRKELGMRTVFNVLGPLTNPAGADAQVVGVYDSDLVPTLAAALARMDVERALVVHGAGTDEIAIHGETAVAEVDGDDVEQYTLEPSDLGLEAHDIADIAGGTPQENATDMRGIVAGDVTGAKRDVILANAGAAIYVAGEADSLEAGADAAREAIESGDAAARFEHLCEGVSEQVQR from the coding sequence ATGCAGGAATACGTCGAACGGGTGACTGAGGGTCAGGACTTGACACAAGCGGAGGCTCGAGCGGCCTCGACGGCGGTGTTCGAGGACGCAACGGAGGCACAGATCGGCGCACTGCTTGCGGCACTGCGTGCGAAAGGCGAAACGGAAGCGGAGATCGCCGGCTTCGCGGAAGGGATGCGCGAGGCGGCCCGAACGATCTCGCCTGACCGTGAGCCGCTGGTCGACACCTGTGGAACGGGCGGGGACGACTACAACACGATCAACGTCTCGACGACGAGTGCGATCGTCGCCGCCGGTGCGGGCGTCCCGATCGCAAAACACGGCAACTACTCTGTCTCCTCGTCGTCGGGCAGCGCCGACGTCCTCGAGGTGGCCGGCGTCAACGTCGAGGCCGAGCCACCGGCCGTCGAAGAAGCGATCGAACGCGACGGCATCGGATTCATGCTCGCGCCGGTGTTCCACCCCGCGATGAAAGCCGTCATCGGGCCGCGCAAGGAACTCGGTATGCGCACGGTGTTCAACGTCCTCGGGCCGCTGACCAACCCCGCGGGCGCGGACGCGCAGGTCGTCGGCGTCTACGATTCCGACCTCGTCCCCACACTGGCGGCAGCACTCGCCCGGATGGACGTCGAGCGCGCACTTGTCGTCCACGGCGCAGGCACCGACGAGATCGCCATCCACGGCGAGACGGCCGTCGCCGAAGTCGACGGCGATGACGTCGAACAGTACACGCTCGAGCCGTCCGATCTCGGCCTCGAGGCCCACGACATCGCGGACATCGCGGGCGGGACACCACAGGAGAACGCCACGGACATGCGCGGCATCGTTGCAGGCGACGTCACGGGCGCGAAACGCGACGTTATCCTCGCGAACGCGGGCGCAGCGATCTACGTCGCGGGCGAGGCCGACTCGCTCGAGGCGGGGGCCGACGCTGCCCGTGAGGCGATCGAATCCGGCGACGCGGCCGCGAGGTTCGAGCACCTCTGTGAGGGAGTCTCCGAACAGGTACAGCGATGA
- a CDS encoding phosphoribosylanthranilate isomerase — MTRVKVCGLTTEDDLETAVDAGVDAVGFICDVTVDTPREVSVDRARELVAAVPPFVTAVLVTMPSSPERTLELADAVGPDALQIHSTLGPADLAAVRSELDTQLLYAIDADDATDAAAYDDTADALLVDTPAEDGGGGTGETHDWDRTRRAARDLESPLILAGGLTPDNVVDAIRTVEPFAVDVASGVEAADGSKDPAAVHSFVDRAMTAHRAVEPDSSQLP; from the coding sequence ATGACGCGCGTGAAGGTCTGCGGGCTGACGACCGAGGACGACCTCGAGACGGCAGTTGACGCGGGCGTCGACGCGGTTGGGTTCATCTGTGACGTCACCGTCGACACGCCACGCGAAGTCTCGGTCGACCGCGCTCGAGAACTCGTCGCAGCCGTTCCGCCGTTCGTGACCGCGGTGCTCGTGACGATGCCCTCGAGCCCCGAACGTACGCTCGAACTGGCCGACGCGGTCGGTCCGGACGCCCTCCAGATTCACAGCACCCTCGGGCCGGCGGACCTCGCAGCCGTCCGGTCGGAACTCGACACACAGCTGCTGTACGCGATCGACGCCGACGACGCGACGGATGCGGCGGCCTACGACGACACCGCCGACGCCCTGCTCGTCGACACGCCAGCCGAAGACGGCGGTGGCGGCACGGGAGAGACCCACGATTGGGACCGAACCCGGCGAGCCGCTCGCGACCTCGAGTCGCCACTGATCCTCGCGGGTGGGCTCACCCCGGACAACGTCGTCGACGCGATTCGGACGGTCGAGCCGTTCGCCGTCGACGTCGCAAGCGGGGTCGAAGCCGCCGATGGCAGCAAGGACCCGGCCGCAGTACACTCGTTCGTCGACCGAGCCATGACCGCCCACCGAGCGGTCGAGCCGGACTCGTCCCAGCTCCCATGA
- the trpE gene encoding anthranilate synthase component I — protein sequence MTDANSPSDPTPTLDIDRERFRAYADEREDQPTVVRAVATLEVETTPLAAYAALTGRSPSSDRERAPYAFLLESAEKTASSDPDGAFRPSSTRADRHARYSYVGYDPDAVVTVDPDGTTVEALSDDAPLELVETDVEGDTVDALRAAMPDVHFPNAPEYDRQHLTGGLVGFLAYDAVYDLWLEEVGLERPDSRFPDAQFVLTTKTLAFDEHEGTVSLVYTPVLEAGDDPDAVYDDLLEEARAVAETLRTADEPETGGFVSEREIAGPKDEYEESVRKAKKHVLDGDIYQGVISRTRELYGDVDPLGFYEAMRDVNPSPYMYLLDHDDLTVVGASPETLVSVRGREVMSNPIAGTCDRGSSPVEDRRLAGEMLADEKERAEHTMLVDLARNDVRRVSEAGSVRVDEFMNVLKYSHVQHIESTVTGALAVDADAFDATRASFPAGTLSGAPKIRAMEIIDALEAEPRGLYGGGVGYYSWTGDADFAIVIRTATVEDESDRDRITVQAGAGLVADSDPEAEYEETEKKMGGVLAALEAIETPAEGDEDGAIDALEGTPEVSR from the coding sequence ATGACTGACGCAAACTCTCCATCAGACCCGACGCCGACGCTAGATATCGACCGCGAGCGCTTCCGCGCGTATGCGGACGAACGCGAGGACCAGCCGACAGTCGTCCGTGCGGTCGCGACACTCGAGGTCGAGACGACGCCGCTTGCAGCCTACGCCGCCCTCACCGGCCGCTCGCCCTCGAGCGACCGCGAGCGAGCGCCCTACGCCTTCTTGCTCGAGAGCGCGGAGAAGACCGCCTCGAGCGACCCGGACGGCGCGTTCCGGCCGAGTTCGACGCGAGCGGACCGCCACGCGCGCTACTCCTACGTCGGCTACGATCCGGACGCCGTCGTCACGGTCGACCCGGATGGGACGACCGTCGAGGCGCTGAGTGACGATGCGCCGCTGGAGCTCGTCGAGACCGACGTTGAGGGCGACACCGTCGACGCGCTTCGGGCGGCGATGCCCGACGTGCACTTCCCGAACGCACCCGAGTACGACCGCCAGCACCTGACCGGCGGCCTGGTCGGCTTTCTCGCCTACGACGCGGTCTACGACCTCTGGCTCGAGGAGGTCGGCCTCGAGCGACCCGACTCGCGGTTCCCGGACGCCCAGTTCGTCCTGACGACGAAGACGCTCGCGTTCGACGAACACGAGGGGACAGTCTCGCTGGTCTATACGCCGGTTCTCGAGGCCGGCGACGATCCCGACGCGGTCTACGATGACCTCCTCGAGGAGGCACGCGCGGTCGCAGAAACGCTGCGAACGGCCGACGAACCGGAGACGGGCGGGTTCGTCAGCGAGCGAGAGATCGCCGGCCCCAAAGACGAGTACGAGGAGAGCGTCCGGAAAGCCAAAAAACACGTCCTCGACGGTGACATCTATCAGGGCGTCATATCCCGAACGCGAGAGCTTTACGGCGACGTCGACCCGCTTGGGTTCTACGAAGCGATGCGCGACGTGAACCCGTCGCCGTACATGTACCTGCTCGACCACGACGACTTGACCGTCGTCGGCGCGAGCCCCGAGACGCTGGTCTCCGTGCGCGGGCGCGAAGTGATGTCGAACCCCATCGCCGGAACCTGCGACCGGGGCTCGAGTCCCGTCGAAGACCGCCGGCTGGCCGGCGAGATGCTGGCCGACGAGAAAGAGCGCGCCGAACACACGATGTTGGTCGATCTGGCGCGAAACGACGTCCGACGCGTCTCGGAGGCCGGATCGGTTCGCGTCGACGAGTTCATGAACGTCCTCAAGTACAGCCACGTCCAGCACATCGAATCGACCGTGACTGGAGCGCTGGCGGTGGACGCCGATGCCTTCGACGCCACACGCGCGTCGTTCCCCGCCGGCACGCTCTCTGGTGCGCCGAAGATCCGCGCGATGGAGATCATCGACGCCCTCGAGGCCGAGCCACGCGGGCTCTACGGCGGCGGCGTCGGCTACTACTCCTGGACGGGCGATGCGGATTTCGCGATCGTGATCAGAACCGCAACCGTAGAGGACGAGAGTGACCGAGACCGGATTACCGTTCAGGCCGGTGCCGGGCTGGTCGCCGACAGCGACCCCGAAGCCGAGTACGAGGAGACCGAGAAGAAGATGGGTGGCGTGCTCGCCGCACTCGAGGCGATCGAGACACCCGCCGAGGGCGACGAGGACGGGGCGATCGATGCCCTCGAGGGAACGCCGGAGGTGAGCCGATGA
- the trpG gene encoding anthranilate synthase component II — protein MTATGEELAVDADAEALTVLFIDNYDSFTYNLVEYVSQLPGTETDILKNTASLEDVRAVDPDAIVISPGPGHPKNDRDVGVTMEVLSELTEIPTLGVCLGLEAAVYAYGGTVGRAPDPIHGKASAVDHDGEGVFKGLEQGFRAGRYHSLVATEVPDCFEVSATAEHGSETLVMGVRHREYPLECVQFHPESVLTAVGHDVIENFLETV, from the coding sequence ATGACCGCGACGGGCGAAGAGTTGGCTGTCGATGCAGATGCGGAAGCGCTGACGGTGTTGTTCATCGACAACTACGACTCGTTTACCTACAACCTCGTCGAGTACGTCAGCCAACTACCGGGCACCGAGACGGACATCCTGAAAAACACCGCCTCGCTCGAGGACGTCCGCGCCGTCGACCCGGACGCGATCGTCATCAGTCCGGGGCCGGGCCATCCGAAAAACGACCGCGACGTCGGCGTCACGATGGAAGTGCTTTCCGAACTCACCGAGATCCCGACGCTCGGCGTCTGTCTCGGCCTCGAGGCCGCGGTGTACGCCTACGGTGGCACTGTCGGCCGAGCACCCGATCCGATCCACGGCAAGGCCTCGGCGGTCGACCACGACGGCGAGGGCGTCTTCAAGGGCTTGGAACAGGGCTTCCGGGCCGGCCGCTATCACTCGCTGGTCGCGACCGAAGTGCCCGACTGTTTCGAGGTGTCGGCGACGGCCGAACACGGTTCGGAGACGCTCGTCATGGGCGTTCGCCACCGCGAGTACCCACTCGAGTGCGTGCAGTTCCACCCAGAAAGCGTCCTGACGGCGGTCGGCCACGACGTGATCGAGAACTTCCTCGAGACTGTCTGA
- a CDS encoding adenosylcobalamin-dependent ribonucleoside-diphosphate reductase: MSDSELSAAELTLPIKRTDGDTLEERLTDNAYQNILPARYLRKNADGELIEEQEDLFDRVGKNVALAEAVYEADKLDLEVTVTPDQLKPDHPRRDELAEEVFGEGTTADDDVETELTEHNVNKFAYDTVVPELPEEIREHVEDVADTFIKGMESLSFMPNSPTLMNAGDELQQLSACFVMSPDDDLSDIHETAKKAAEVFQSGGGVGYGFWQLRPFGDSVGSTGGIASGPITFMRTYDQLCETIAQGGTRRGAQMGIMRVSHPDVIEFIHAKNKDVSLAHTLRLNDPDDYTYTTFSEALEEARELIDEEGRVPKHLRNAVEGHLSNFNISVGITDGFMDAVKNGEEFTFTNPRTEEPHIATEETKEMYSRYDLGEHVEVGEPLSIPAELIFERIVEGAHENGEPGVIYLERVNKQHSFDVEEQEDHRILATNPCGEQPLEEYEACNLGHINLSTVADLDAPDWRVWSAEHGEEYDSQEAAVAAFLEEAIDFEEFDERIEYGTRFLENVVTMSDFPVPEIEQKVRDMRKIGLGVMGLAQLYIQLGIKYGSEEGNEVASQLLTHINHNAKATSHELATERGSFNDWDDSKYADPTEYREWFEHQTGEAADDWAEGFPIRNHNVTTIAPTGTTSMVGNTTGGCEPIYNVAYYKNVTDDVQGDEMLVEFDDYFLRTLEANDIDVDAVKEEAQEQMATNQFDGVEGLSTVPDAIGELFVITSDLSAKQHAAVQCAAQKGVDSAISKTVNAPNDSTLEDAKEVFEWVYENGGKGVTYYRDGTRSKQVLTTRADNADFADETEAAETLLEQIDEIFGGLEAFLETDDVQDVLEEDVDDVFGRDRVQVDFTEKRERPDALQGVSQRIDTGYGKVYVTINEDPETGQPFELFANIGHSGGFTNSFTEALAKVISTSLRSGVDPDEIVDELCGTRSPKVAWDKGEQIQSIPDAIGTAMRRYLEDEIDKPYPTQQTLEDAADVDADVEDVEVDGPKTDGGAAAADNNDGDDDAIQDLIDAGESPECPDCGSLSLYYSEGCKTCESCGWSEC, translated from the coding sequence ATGAGCGACTCGGAGCTCTCCGCGGCCGAACTCACCCTCCCGATCAAACGCACCGACGGCGACACGCTCGAGGAGCGGCTGACCGACAACGCCTATCAGAACATCCTGCCCGCACGCTATCTGCGCAAGAACGCCGACGGCGAACTCATCGAGGAGCAGGAGGACCTCTTCGATCGCGTTGGGAAGAACGTCGCCCTCGCGGAAGCCGTCTACGAGGCCGACAAGCTCGACCTTGAGGTAACCGTCACGCCCGACCAGCTCAAGCCCGACCACCCACGCCGGGACGAACTCGCCGAGGAGGTCTTCGGTGAGGGGACGACCGCTGATGACGACGTCGAAACCGAACTGACCGAGCACAACGTCAACAAGTTCGCCTACGACACGGTCGTGCCGGAACTCCCCGAGGAGATCCGCGAGCACGTCGAAGACGTCGCCGACACGTTCATCAAGGGGATGGAGAGCCTTTCCTTTATGCCGAACTCGCCGACCCTGATGAACGCCGGCGACGAACTCCAGCAGCTTTCCGCGTGTTTCGTCATGAGTCCCGACGACGATCTCTCGGACATCCACGAAACCGCAAAGAAGGCCGCGGAGGTCTTCCAGTCCGGCGGCGGCGTCGGCTACGGCTTCTGGCAGCTGCGTCCCTTCGGTGACTCGGTCGGCTCGACAGGCGGCATCGCCTCCGGACCGATCACGTTCATGCGAACGTACGACCAACTCTGTGAAACGATCGCACAGGGAGGTACCCGACGCGGTGCCCAGATGGGGATCATGCGCGTCTCCCACCCGGACGTCATCGAGTTCATCCACGCCAAGAACAAGGACGTCTCGCTAGCGCACACGCTGCGACTCAACGACCCCGACGACTACACCTACACGACCTTCTCCGAAGCCCTCGAGGAAGCCCGGGAGCTGATCGACGAGGAAGGACGCGTCCCGAAACACCTGCGCAATGCCGTCGAAGGCCATCTCTCTAACTTCAACATCTCCGTCGGTATCACGGACGGCTTCATGGACGCGGTCAAAAACGGCGAGGAGTTCACGTTCACCAATCCGCGAACCGAGGAACCCCACATCGCTACCGAGGAGACCAAGGAGATGTACAGCCGCTACGACCTCGGCGAGCACGTCGAGGTCGGCGAGCCGCTGTCGATCCCTGCCGAACTCATCTTCGAGCGCATCGTCGAAGGTGCCCACGAGAACGGCGAACCGGGCGTCATCTACCTCGAGCGCGTCAACAAACAACACTCCTTCGACGTCGAAGAACAGGAGGACCACCGCATCCTCGCGACGAACCCTTGTGGCGAACAGCCACTCGAGGAGTACGAGGCCTGTAACCTCGGCCACATCAACCTCTCGACGGTTGCGGATCTGGACGCCCCTGACTGGCGAGTCTGGTCCGCTGAACACGGCGAAGAGTACGACTCTCAGGAAGCAGCCGTCGCAGCCTTCTTAGAGGAGGCCATCGACTTCGAGGAGTTCGACGAGCGCATCGAGTACGGCACGCGCTTCCTCGAGAACGTCGTCACGATGTCCGACTTCCCCGTCCCCGAGATTGAACAGAAGGTCCGGGACATGCGCAAGATCGGACTCGGCGTCATGGGGCTTGCTCAGCTCTACATCCAGCTCGGCATCAAGTACGGCAGCGAGGAGGGCAACGAGGTCGCCAGCCAGCTGCTGACCCACATCAACCACAACGCGAAGGCGACGAGCCACGAACTCGCGACCGAGCGCGGCTCCTTTAACGACTGGGACGACTCGAAGTACGCCGACCCGACGGAGTACCGCGAGTGGTTCGAACACCAGACTGGCGAAGCCGCCGACGACTGGGCAGAGGGCTTCCCGATCCGCAACCACAACGTCACGACCATCGCCCCGACCGGGACGACCTCGATGGTCGGCAACACGACGGGTGGCTGTGAGCCGATTTACAACGTCGCCTACTACAAGAACGTCACCGACGACGTGCAGGGCGACGAGATGCTCGTCGAGTTCGACGACTACTTCCTGCGGACCTTAGAGGCGAACGACATCGACGTCGACGCCGTCAAAGAAGAGGCCCAAGAGCAGATGGCCACGAACCAGTTCGACGGCGTCGAAGGACTTTCGACGGTGCCGGACGCGATCGGCGAACTGTTCGTCATCACCAGCGACCTCTCGGCAAAACAGCACGCTGCCGTCCAGTGTGCCGCACAGAAGGGCGTCGACTCCGCCATCTCGAAGACGGTCAACGCCCCCAACGACTCCACGCTCGAGGACGCCAAGGAGGTCTTCGAGTGGGTCTACGAGAACGGCGGTAAGGGCGTCACCTACTACCGCGACGGCACCCGCAGCAAGCAGGTGCTGACGACGCGGGCCGACAACGCCGACTTCGCCGACGAGACCGAAGCCGCCGAAACGCTCCTCGAGCAGATCGACGAAATTTTCGGTGGCCTCGAGGCGTTCCTCGAGACCGACGACGTCCAGGACGTCCTCGAGGAGGACGTCGACGACGTGTTCGGCCGGGACCGCGTGCAGGTCGACTTCACGGAGAAACGCGAGCGACCCGACGCGCTGCAGGGTGTCAGCCAGCGCATCGACACCGGGTACGGCAAGGTCTACGTGACGATCAACGAAGACCCCGAAACCGGCCAGCCGTTCGAGCTGTTCGCGAACATCGGCCACTCCGGCGGCTTCACCAACTCCTTTACCGAGGCGCTGGCGAAGGTCATCTCGACCTCGCTGCGCTCGGGTGTCGACCCTGACGAGATCGTCGACGAACTCTGTGGCACGCGCTCGCCGAAGGTCGCCTGGGACAAGGGCGAACAGATTCAGTCCATCCCGGACGCCATCGGCACCGCGATGCGTCGCTACCTCGAGGACGAGATCGACAAGCCGTACCCGACCCAGCAGACGCTCGAGGATGCAGCTGACGTGGACGCAGATGTCGAAGATGTCGAGGTCGACGGTCCGAAAACCGACGGCGGGGCCGCCGCTGCGGACAACAACGACGGCGATGACGACGCCATTCAGGACCTCATCGACGCCGGCGAGTCGCCGGAATGTCCTGACTGTGGCTCGCTGTCGCTGTACTACTCGGAAGGCTGCAAGACCTGCGAGTCCTGTGGCTGGAGCGAGTGCTGA
- a CDS encoding BCCT family transporter has protein sequence MAKSDDLGAIGRFREELDPTVFLFGAGLSVGIIALYFISPTIVENAIAVANESMLQYLNWALLSIVFLIVLFLLFLIVGPWGRIKLGDEKPEYSFLSFFSMLYSAGFAAGVVFWGPTEALFYYDNPSPLFDVSGGSAAAMTVAVQQTLFHWALPQLAVFTIMGIAIGYFAYNYESVPLRVSSALTPLLGADNLDGTAAKFIDIIAVFATIGGVATSLGFIGSQFVTGLDYQWGIDMGNTGILLVVTTMTLLFTISMVLGVDRGIRRLSNFNMILFVILMFATFILGPTVFLVLLGTQAFGGMVTNFVSMSLFTGAGVEGGTEWANTWTVFYWAWALSWSPFAGLFIARISRGRTVREVAFTGIAATSAATIPWFTFVGGSAVWAQHNGVTDILGPVGEHGAPVAGFALFEAFPLGTVFMIAFMILVTTFFITSADSSTLAVSMMTTGGKASPSSINRVFWGVVLGMTAAILMILGGVDALQSAAIITGGPFAFVCLLALLGLAREFSSKFGRVLLQEDAWIVGSRPSERPSSGDSDAVPGDDD, from the coding sequence ATGGCTAAGTCGGACGATCTCGGCGCGATCGGACGCTTCCGCGAGGAACTCGACCCGACCGTGTTCCTGTTCGGGGCTGGTCTCTCGGTTGGGATTATCGCACTCTACTTTATCAGTCCGACGATCGTCGAAAACGCGATCGCGGTCGCAAACGAGTCGATGCTCCAGTACCTGAACTGGGCGCTGTTGTCGATCGTCTTCCTCATCGTCCTGTTCCTGTTGTTTTTGATCGTCGGCCCGTGGGGGAGAATCAAACTCGGCGACGAGAAACCGGAGTACAGCTTTCTCTCGTTCTTCTCGATGCTGTACTCGGCCGGCTTTGCCGCGGGCGTCGTCTTCTGGGGGCCAACCGAGGCGTTGTTTTATTACGACAACCCCTCGCCGCTGTTCGACGTCTCCGGCGGTTCGGCTGCGGCGATGACGGTTGCTGTCCAACAGACCCTGTTTCACTGGGCGTTGCCACAGCTGGCCGTCTTTACGATCATGGGGATCGCCATCGGCTACTTCGCGTACAACTACGAGTCGGTTCCGTTGCGTGTCTCCTCGGCGCTGACGCCGTTGCTCGGTGCCGACAACCTCGACGGTACCGCCGCCAAGTTCATCGACATCATCGCCGTTTTCGCGACGATCGGCGGCGTCGCGACATCCCTTGGCTTCATCGGCAGCCAGTTCGTCACCGGACTCGACTACCAGTGGGGGATCGACATGGGGAACACCGGCATTCTCCTCGTCGTGACGACGATGACGCTCCTGTTTACGATTTCGATGGTCCTCGGCGTCGATCGCGGCATTCGTCGGCTCTCGAATTTCAACATGATCCTCTTCGTCATCCTCATGTTTGCGACGTTTATCCTCGGCCCGACCGTCTTCCTCGTCTTGCTCGGAACGCAGGCATTTGGCGGTATGGTGACGAACTTCGTCTCGATGAGCCTGTTTACCGGTGCGGGTGTCGAGGGTGGCACCGAGTGGGCGAACACCTGGACCGTCTTCTACTGGGCGTGGGCACTCTCGTGGTCGCCGTTTGCTGGCCTGTTTATCGCCCGGATCTCACGTGGCCGAACCGTCCGCGAAGTGGCGTTTACGGGTATCGCGGCCACCTCCGCGGCGACGATTCCGTGGTTTACGTTCGTCGGTGGCTCGGCCGTTTGGGCTCAGCACAACGGTGTCACGGACATTCTCGGTCCCGTCGGCGAACACGGCGCGCCGGTCGCCGGCTTCGCCCTCTTCGAGGCGTTCCCGCTCGGCACCGTGTTCATGATCGCCTTTATGATCCTCGTCACCACGTTCTTCATTACGTCGGCGGACTCCTCGACACTCGCCGTCTCCATGATGACTACCGGCGGCAAGGCCAGTCCCTCGAGCATCAACCGTGTCTTCTGGGGGGTCGTCCTCGGCATGACGGCGGCGATCCTGATGATCCTCGGCGGCGTCGACGCGCTACAGTCGGCCGCGATCATCACCGGCGGTCCGTTCGCGTTCGTCTGTCTCCTCGCGTTGCTCGGTCTCGCCCGCGAGTTCAGTTCGAAGTTTGGCCGCGTGCTCTTGCAAGAAGACGCCTGGATCGTCGGCTCGCGGCCGTCGGAGCGGCCCTCGAGCGGCGATTCGGACGCAGTTCCCGGTGACGACGACTGA